A DNA window from Arachis hypogaea cultivar Tifrunner chromosome 18, arahy.Tifrunner.gnm2.J5K5, whole genome shotgun sequence contains the following coding sequences:
- the LOC112772512 gene encoding probable manganese-transporting ATPase PDR2 isoform X1 → MSSFHVGGKVVDRVDLMRKKQLPWRIDVWPFAVLYGVWLASILPSLDFVDAAIVFGGLVALHILVWLFTGWSVDFKCFAHYSKVRDIHQADSCKITPAKFSGSKEVVPLRFRKIPAGSSSATDLEEIYFEFRKQCFVFSNEKGTFCKLSYPTKETFGHYLKCSGHGSEAKILAATEKWGRNVFDYPQPTFQKLMKEHCMEPFFVFQVFCVGLWCLDEYWYYSLFTLFMLFMFESTMAKSRLKTLTELRRVRVDSQILMVHRGGKWVKLSGTDLLPGDVVSIGRSSGQNGEEKSVPADMLILAGNAIVNEAILTGESTPQWKVSIMGRGNEEKLSIRRDKSHVLFGGTKILQHTPDKTFPLKTPDGGCLAVVLRTGFETSQGKLMRTILFSTERVTANSWESGLFILFLVVFALIAAGYVLIKGLEDPTRSKYKLILSCSLIVTSVIPPELPMELSIAVNTSLIALARRGIFCTEPFRIPFAGKVDICCFDKTGTLTSDDMEFSGVVGLNGTTDLESDMSRVPVRTVEILASCHALVFVDNKLVGDPLEKAALKGIDWSYKSDEKAVPKKGSGQPVQIVQRYHFASHLKRMAVIVRIQEEFFAFVKGAPEIIQDRLIDVPPSYVETYKKYTRQGSRVLALAYKSLPDMTVSEARGLDRDGVESGLTFAGFVVFNCPIRSDSAIVLSELKGSSHDLVMITGDQALTACHVASQVHIISKPTLILGPASDGVGYKWMSPDETANIPYSEKEVESLSETHDLCVGGDCFEMLQQSSAHLRVIPYVKVFARVAPEQKELILTTYKTVGRITLMCGDGTNDVGALKQAHVGVALLNAIPPTQSGNSSKESAGEEGSKSVKTKKSRPALEAPGKSGEGTSKATVASKSDPINRHQAAVDMQRQKLKKMFEELNEEDGRAPVVKLGDASMASPFTAKHASVAPTTDIIRQGRSTLVTTLQMFKILGLNCLATAYVLSVMYLDGVKLGDVQATISGVFTAAFFLFISHARPLPTLSAERPHPNIFCAYVFLSLMGQFAIHLLFLISSVKEAEKYMPDECIEPDADFHPNLVNTVSYMVSMMLQVATFAVNYMGHPFNQSISENKPFRYALIAAVGFFTAITSDLFRDLNDWLKLVPLPVGLRDKLLIWALLMFLICYSWERLLRWAFPGKIPAWKKRQRHAVSNFEKKKEV, encoded by the exons ATGTCGAGCTTCCACGTCGGCGGCAAGGTGGTTGACCGCGTCGATTTGATGCGGAAGAAACAACTGCCGTGGCGAATCGACGTTTGGCCCTTCGCCGTTCTCTACGGCGTATGGCTCGCCTCGATCCTCCCGAGCCTGGACTTCGTCGACGCCGCCATCGTTTTCGGCGGCCTCGTTGCTCTCCATATCCTCGTTTGGCTTTTCACCGGTTGGTCCGTTGATTTCAAGTGTTTTGCACATTACAGCAAG GtcagagatattcaccaagctgATTCTTGCAAGATAACGCCGGCGAAGTTTTCTGGTTCCAAAGAGGTCGTGCCGCTCAGGTTTCGGAAAATT CCTGCAGGTTCTTCATCGGCGACGGATCTGGAGGAGATTTACTTTGAGTTTAGAAAACAGTGTTTTGTATTTTCAAATGAGAAGGGAACATTTTGCAAACTTTCTTATCCTACAAAGGAAACATTTGGACATTATCTCAAGTGTAGTGGGCATGGCTCTGAAGCTAAAATCCTTGCTGCTACAGAGAAATGGGGGCGGAATGT ATTTGATTATCCTCAGCCAACCTTTCAGAAATTGATGAAAGAGCATTGCATGgagcctttttttgtttttcag GTTTTCTGTGTGGGTCTCTGGTGTTTGGATGAATATTGGTATTACAGTTTGTTCACTCTATTTATGCTGTTCATGTTTGAATCAACCATGGCAAAGAGTCGGTTGAAGACTCTTACTGAGTTAAGGCGTGTTAGAGTGGATAGTCAGATCCTTATGGTCCATCGTGGTGGCAA GTGGGTTAAACTCTCTGGTACGGATCTTTTGCCTGGGGATGTTGTCTCTATAGGACGCTCTTCTGGTCAGAATGGCGAGGAGAAGTCTGTACCTGCAGACATGCTTATATTGGCTGGAAATGCAATTGTGAATGAAGCTATTCTGACAGGCGAGTCTACTCCTCAATGGAAG GTTTCAATCATGGGAAGGGGAAATGAGGAGAAGTTGTCAATAAGGCGAGATAAAAGTCATGTCTTATTTGGTGGAACCAAAATACTGCAGCACACTCCAGATAAG ACTTTCCCTCTGAAAACGCCTGATGGTGGCTGCCTGGCTGTTGTGCTTAGAACAGGGTTTGAAACTAGTCAAGGAAAGTTGATGCGAACAATCTTATTCTCCACAGAAAGG GTTACTGCCAATAGCTGGGAAAGTGGACTGTTCATCTTATTCTTGGTTGTATTTGCTCTGATTGCTGCTGGTTATGTGCTTATCAAG GGATTAGAAGATCCCACAAGAAGCAAGTACAAACTTATACTAAGTTGTTCACTTATTGTTACTTCTGTGATTCCGCCCGAGTTACCGATGGAGTTATCAATTGCTGTGAATACTTCCCTGATTGCATTGGCGCGACGTGGGATATTTTGCACAGAGCCTTTCCGAATACCATTTGCTGGGAAG GTTGATATATGTTGTTTTGACAAGACTGGGACACTGACATCTGATGACATG GAATTTTCTGGAGTTGTTGGTTTGAATGGAACCACTGATTTGGAATCTGACATGAGTAGAGTGCCAGTGCGAACTGTAGAAATCCTGGCTTCTTGCCATGCTTTGGTATTTGTTGATAATAAGCTG GTTGGTGATCCTCTTGAGAAGGCTGCACTTAAGGGAATTGATTGGAGTTATAAATCTGATGAGAAGGCTGTTCCAAAAAA GGGTAGTGGCCAACCTGTCCAAATTGTTCAGCGGTACCATTTTGCATCTCACTTAAAACGAATGGCTGTTATTGTTCGCATTCAGGAGGAGTTTTTTGCCTTTGTGAAG GGTGCCCCAGAAATTATTCAAGATAGGCTCATTGACGTACCACCATCATATGTTGAAACCTACAAGAAATATACGCGTCAGGGGTCTCGTGTTCTTGCTTTGGCCTACAAGTCTCTTCCTGACATGACA GTCAGTGAAGCTAGAGGCTTGGATAGGGATGGAGTAGAGAGTGGACTTACTTTTGCTGGTTTTGTG GTATTTAATTGTCCTATAAGGTCAGATTCGGCTATTGTTTTATCCGAACTGAAAGGGTCTTCACATGACTTG GTGATGATTACTGGTGACCAAGCTCTGACAGCTTGCCATGTTGCCAGCCAAGTTCATATTATATCAAAACCTACATTAATCCTTGGCCCAGCAAGTGATGGTGTGGGATATAAATGGATGTCCCCTGATGAGACTGCAAATATTCCCTACAg CGAGAAAGAGGTTGAGTCTTTATCGGAAACTCATGATCTGTGTGTTGGAGGTGATTGCTTTGAAATGTTGCAACAGTCATCAGCTCATCTTCGAGTTATTCCTTATGTGAAG GTGTTTGCTAGAGTTGCACCTGAACAGAAAGAACTTATCCTGACCACTTACAAGACAGTGGGACGGATAACTTTGATGTGTGGGGATGGAACCAATGATGTTGGGGCATTGAAACAG GCCCATGTAGGAGTTGCTCTTCTAAATGCGATACCTCCAACTCAAAGTGGAAACTCCTCTAAAGAGTCAGCTGGGGAAGAAGGTTCAAAATCTGTCAAAACGAAGAAATCCAGGCCTGCACTAGAAGCGCCTGGAAAGAGTGGAGAAGGCACTTCAAAAGCCACAGTTGCTTCAAAATCAGATCCTATCAACCGTCATCAGGCAGCTGTTGATATGCAACGACAGAAGCTCAAGAAGATGTTTGAAGAGCTTAACGAGGAAGATGGCCGTGCCCCCGTTGTCAAGCTTGGTGATGCGTCAATGGCATCCCCTTTCACTGCAAAGCATGCATCTGTTGCTCCCACCACTGACATAATTCGTCAAGGTCGGAGTACCCTGGTGACAACCCTCCAGATGTTTAAAATTTTGGGCCTCAACTGCCTTGCTACTGCATACGTGTTGAGTGTCATGTATCTGGATGGTGTCAAGCTAGGTGATGTGCAGGCCACAATAAGTGGTGTCTTCACTGCTGCGTTTTTCCTCTTTATCTCCCATGCTCGCCCTCTTCCCACCCTCTCAGCTGAACGTCCCCACCCCAATATCTTCTGTGCTTATGTTTTCCTTTCCCTTATGGGGCAATTTGCCATTCACTTATTATTCTTGATCTCATCTGTGAAAGAGGCTGAAAAATACATGCCAGATGAATGCATCGAACCAGATGCAGATTTTCATCCCAACTTGGTCAACACTGTTTCATACATGGTCAGCATGATGCTTCAGGTTGCTACTTTTGCCGTGAACTACATGGGCCATCCCTTCAACCAGAGTATCTCAGAAAACAAGCCGTTCCGGTATGCTCTTATAGCAGCCGTAGGTTTCTTTACAGCGATTACATCTGATCTCTTCAGGGACTTAAATGACTGGCTGAAGTTGGTGCCACTCCCAGTGGGATTGAGGGACAAACTATTAATATGGGCACTTCTAATGTTTTTGATATGCTACTCATGGGAGAGACTATTGAGATGGGCCTTCCCTGGCAAGATCCCTGCATGGAAGAAGCGCCAAAGGCACGCGGTATCTaactttgaaaagaaaaaagaggtcTAG
- the LOC112772512 gene encoding probable manganese-transporting ATPase PDR2 isoform X2 → MKEHCMEPFFVFQVFCVGLWCLDEYWYYSLFTLFMLFMFESTMAKSRLKTLTELRRVRVDSQILMVHRGGKWVKLSGTDLLPGDVVSIGRSSGQNGEEKSVPADMLILAGNAIVNEAILTGESTPQWKVSIMGRGNEEKLSIRRDKSHVLFGGTKILQHTPDKTFPLKTPDGGCLAVVLRTGFETSQGKLMRTILFSTERVTANSWESGLFILFLVVFALIAAGYVLIKGLEDPTRSKYKLILSCSLIVTSVIPPELPMELSIAVNTSLIALARRGIFCTEPFRIPFAGKVDICCFDKTGTLTSDDMEFSGVVGLNGTTDLESDMSRVPVRTVEILASCHALVFVDNKLVGDPLEKAALKGIDWSYKSDEKAVPKKGSGQPVQIVQRYHFASHLKRMAVIVRIQEEFFAFVKGAPEIIQDRLIDVPPSYVETYKKYTRQGSRVLALAYKSLPDMTVSEARGLDRDGVESGLTFAGFVVFNCPIRSDSAIVLSELKGSSHDLVMITGDQALTACHVASQVHIISKPTLILGPASDGVGYKWMSPDETANIPYSEKEVESLSETHDLCVGGDCFEMLQQSSAHLRVIPYVKVFARVAPEQKELILTTYKTVGRITLMCGDGTNDVGALKQAHVGVALLNAIPPTQSGNSSKESAGEEGSKSVKTKKSRPALEAPGKSGEGTSKATVASKSDPINRHQAAVDMQRQKLKKMFEELNEEDGRAPVVKLGDASMASPFTAKHASVAPTTDIIRQGRSTLVTTLQMFKILGLNCLATAYVLSVMYLDGVKLGDVQATISGVFTAAFFLFISHARPLPTLSAERPHPNIFCAYVFLSLMGQFAIHLLFLISSVKEAEKYMPDECIEPDADFHPNLVNTVSYMVSMMLQVATFAVNYMGHPFNQSISENKPFRYALIAAVGFFTAITSDLFRDLNDWLKLVPLPVGLRDKLLIWALLMFLICYSWERLLRWAFPGKIPAWKKRQRHAVSNFEKKKEV, encoded by the exons ATGAAAGAGCATTGCATGgagcctttttttgtttttcag GTTTTCTGTGTGGGTCTCTGGTGTTTGGATGAATATTGGTATTACAGTTTGTTCACTCTATTTATGCTGTTCATGTTTGAATCAACCATGGCAAAGAGTCGGTTGAAGACTCTTACTGAGTTAAGGCGTGTTAGAGTGGATAGTCAGATCCTTATGGTCCATCGTGGTGGCAA GTGGGTTAAACTCTCTGGTACGGATCTTTTGCCTGGGGATGTTGTCTCTATAGGACGCTCTTCTGGTCAGAATGGCGAGGAGAAGTCTGTACCTGCAGACATGCTTATATTGGCTGGAAATGCAATTGTGAATGAAGCTATTCTGACAGGCGAGTCTACTCCTCAATGGAAG GTTTCAATCATGGGAAGGGGAAATGAGGAGAAGTTGTCAATAAGGCGAGATAAAAGTCATGTCTTATTTGGTGGAACCAAAATACTGCAGCACACTCCAGATAAG ACTTTCCCTCTGAAAACGCCTGATGGTGGCTGCCTGGCTGTTGTGCTTAGAACAGGGTTTGAAACTAGTCAAGGAAAGTTGATGCGAACAATCTTATTCTCCACAGAAAGG GTTACTGCCAATAGCTGGGAAAGTGGACTGTTCATCTTATTCTTGGTTGTATTTGCTCTGATTGCTGCTGGTTATGTGCTTATCAAG GGATTAGAAGATCCCACAAGAAGCAAGTACAAACTTATACTAAGTTGTTCACTTATTGTTACTTCTGTGATTCCGCCCGAGTTACCGATGGAGTTATCAATTGCTGTGAATACTTCCCTGATTGCATTGGCGCGACGTGGGATATTTTGCACAGAGCCTTTCCGAATACCATTTGCTGGGAAG GTTGATATATGTTGTTTTGACAAGACTGGGACACTGACATCTGATGACATG GAATTTTCTGGAGTTGTTGGTTTGAATGGAACCACTGATTTGGAATCTGACATGAGTAGAGTGCCAGTGCGAACTGTAGAAATCCTGGCTTCTTGCCATGCTTTGGTATTTGTTGATAATAAGCTG GTTGGTGATCCTCTTGAGAAGGCTGCACTTAAGGGAATTGATTGGAGTTATAAATCTGATGAGAAGGCTGTTCCAAAAAA GGGTAGTGGCCAACCTGTCCAAATTGTTCAGCGGTACCATTTTGCATCTCACTTAAAACGAATGGCTGTTATTGTTCGCATTCAGGAGGAGTTTTTTGCCTTTGTGAAG GGTGCCCCAGAAATTATTCAAGATAGGCTCATTGACGTACCACCATCATATGTTGAAACCTACAAGAAATATACGCGTCAGGGGTCTCGTGTTCTTGCTTTGGCCTACAAGTCTCTTCCTGACATGACA GTCAGTGAAGCTAGAGGCTTGGATAGGGATGGAGTAGAGAGTGGACTTACTTTTGCTGGTTTTGTG GTATTTAATTGTCCTATAAGGTCAGATTCGGCTATTGTTTTATCCGAACTGAAAGGGTCTTCACATGACTTG GTGATGATTACTGGTGACCAAGCTCTGACAGCTTGCCATGTTGCCAGCCAAGTTCATATTATATCAAAACCTACATTAATCCTTGGCCCAGCAAGTGATGGTGTGGGATATAAATGGATGTCCCCTGATGAGACTGCAAATATTCCCTACAg CGAGAAAGAGGTTGAGTCTTTATCGGAAACTCATGATCTGTGTGTTGGAGGTGATTGCTTTGAAATGTTGCAACAGTCATCAGCTCATCTTCGAGTTATTCCTTATGTGAAG GTGTTTGCTAGAGTTGCACCTGAACAGAAAGAACTTATCCTGACCACTTACAAGACAGTGGGACGGATAACTTTGATGTGTGGGGATGGAACCAATGATGTTGGGGCATTGAAACAG GCCCATGTAGGAGTTGCTCTTCTAAATGCGATACCTCCAACTCAAAGTGGAAACTCCTCTAAAGAGTCAGCTGGGGAAGAAGGTTCAAAATCTGTCAAAACGAAGAAATCCAGGCCTGCACTAGAAGCGCCTGGAAAGAGTGGAGAAGGCACTTCAAAAGCCACAGTTGCTTCAAAATCAGATCCTATCAACCGTCATCAGGCAGCTGTTGATATGCAACGACAGAAGCTCAAGAAGATGTTTGAAGAGCTTAACGAGGAAGATGGCCGTGCCCCCGTTGTCAAGCTTGGTGATGCGTCAATGGCATCCCCTTTCACTGCAAAGCATGCATCTGTTGCTCCCACCACTGACATAATTCGTCAAGGTCGGAGTACCCTGGTGACAACCCTCCAGATGTTTAAAATTTTGGGCCTCAACTGCCTTGCTACTGCATACGTGTTGAGTGTCATGTATCTGGATGGTGTCAAGCTAGGTGATGTGCAGGCCACAATAAGTGGTGTCTTCACTGCTGCGTTTTTCCTCTTTATCTCCCATGCTCGCCCTCTTCCCACCCTCTCAGCTGAACGTCCCCACCCCAATATCTTCTGTGCTTATGTTTTCCTTTCCCTTATGGGGCAATTTGCCATTCACTTATTATTCTTGATCTCATCTGTGAAAGAGGCTGAAAAATACATGCCAGATGAATGCATCGAACCAGATGCAGATTTTCATCCCAACTTGGTCAACACTGTTTCATACATGGTCAGCATGATGCTTCAGGTTGCTACTTTTGCCGTGAACTACATGGGCCATCCCTTCAACCAGAGTATCTCAGAAAACAAGCCGTTCCGGTATGCTCTTATAGCAGCCGTAGGTTTCTTTACAGCGATTACATCTGATCTCTTCAGGGACTTAAATGACTGGCTGAAGTTGGTGCCACTCCCAGTGGGATTGAGGGACAAACTATTAATATGGGCACTTCTAATGTTTTTGATATGCTACTCATGGGAGAGACTATTGAGATGGGCCTTCCCTGGCAAGATCCCTGCATGGAAGAAGCGCCAAAGGCACGCGGTATCTaactttgaaaagaaaaaagaggtcTAG
- the LOC112772916 gene encoding protein AMEIOTIC 1 translates to MAQWGVRHRLPFMGQHEDEGYESQLPDFPKEEESNDEEGEEKIINTESLFLPETKKRKRISLSQLREVKEEPCGRQSSRKLKTKKPDSKDRWSTERYKLAEQSMWEVLKAEGATFEKPITRPALRMAARKHIGDTGLLDHLLKHIDGKVAPGGTERRRWFNTKGIMEYWLESADLDDVRQLAGVQDPYWIPPLTIRAGSAPSQKTDSSDELKLLKMEMAQLKKDMQQLVAKQQLKSEASLMEESHKELVKWRSGIDHHLTEIMASLKGVQGKYGEFAIWKTKVEQQFAEITNKLSDLKASRECVPPSSPSDRWKDWIENTNLPEDEFATWIGSSELLNVPPEIVLDDPNTSLPTHLLSEGLVNKRSDLLEVVPFKQEDPPNVTPDSSTTVNSKSDHDNSMMMFQEMYMDIFKWKEQIDKQMMELSNTVYGMLAMK, encoded by the exons ATGGCACAGTGGGGTGTTCGTCATCGATTGCCATTCATGGGTCAGCACGAGGATGAGGGATATGAAAGTCAGCTTCCCGACTTCCCTAAGGAAGAGGAATCTAAtgatgaagaaggagaagaaaaaatcaTTAATACTGAGTCATTATTTTTGCCAGAAACTAAGAAGAGGAAGCGAATTAGCCTTAGTCAGCTCAGAGAGGTAAAAGAGGAGCCATGTGGGAGGCAAAGTAGTCGCAAGCTTAAGACAAAAAAGCCTGACAGTAAGGATAGATGGTCAACTGAGAG GTATAAATTGGCTGAGCAAAGCATGTGGGAGGTGTTAAAGGCTGAAGGTGCAACTTTTGAAAAGCCAATTACCCGACCTGCATTAAGAATGGCAGCACGTAAGCACATTGGCGATACTGGACTCTTGGACCACTTACTGAAGCACATTGATGGTAAAGTGGCACCTGGAGGTACTGAGCGCCGAAGATGGTTCAACACCAAAGGAATCATGGAGTATTGGTTGGAAAGTGCTGACTTGGATGATGTCCGCCAGCTGGCAGGGGTGCAGGATCCTTACTGGATACCACCGCTAACAATTAGGGCTGGCAGTGCCCCTTCTCAGAAGACTGATTCGTCTGATGAATTGAAACTACTTAAAATGGAAATGGCCCAACTGAAGAA AGATATGCAGCAGCTCGTTGCCAAGCAGCAACTGAAGAGTGAAGCTAGTCTCATGGag GAGTCTCACAAGGAATTGGTGAAGTGGAGATCTGGTATTGATCATCACCTTACTGAAATCATGGCATCTCTAAAGGGTGTGCAG GGCAAGTATGGTGAATTTGCAATTTGGAAAACTAAAGTTGAACAACAGTTTGccgaaataacaaataaattgaGTGATCTCAAAGCATCAAGGGAATGTGTTCCCCCTAGTTCTCCTTCAGACAGGTGGAAAGATTGGATAGAAAATACTAACCTACCGGAAGATGAATTTGCAACTTGGATTGGAAGTTCTGAGCTGCTTAATGTTCCACCAGAGATTGTACTTGATGACCCCAACACATCCCTCCCGACGCACTTACTTAGCGAAGGATTGGTTAACAAGCGGAG TGATTTGCTGGAGGTGGTGCCTTTCAAACAAGAAGATCCTCCTAATGTGACCCCTGACTCGTCTACGACTGTTAATTCCAAGTCAGACCATGACAACTCAATGATGATGTTTCAG GAGATGTACATGGATATATTCAAATGGAAAGAACAAATTGATAAGCAGATGATGGAGTTATCAAACACTGTATACGGTATGCTGGCAATGAAGTAG